A stretch of Glandiceps talaboti chromosome 18, keGlaTala1.1, whole genome shotgun sequence DNA encodes these proteins:
- the LOC144449451 gene encoding TP53-regulated inhibitor of apoptosis 1-like, with amino-acid sequence MNSVGEECNELKREYDACFNTWFSEKFLKGDHNDPCQGVFKKYQECVKNAMKSKAINLEEVEKKILGTSNEQKAPENLKTETKTKVASKG; translated from the exons ATGAACAGTGTTGGAGAAGAGTGCAATGAGCTAAAGAGAGAATACGACGCTTGTTTCAATACTTGGTTCAGTGAAAAGTTTCTCAAAGGAGATCATAATGATCCATGTCAaggagtttttaaaaaatatcaagaaTGTGTGAAG AATGCCATGAAATCCAAGGCCATCAATTTAGAAGAAGTAGAGAAAAAAATCCTAGGAACAAGTAATGAACAAAAAGCTCCCGAAAATCTCAAGACAGAGACAAAAACAAAGGTAGCTTCCAAAGGCTGA
- the LOC144449091 gene encoding glutamyl-tRNA(Gln) amidotransferase subunit C, mitochondrial-like, translating into MMMLMMMQVGRNLHQLVKFVPWIAIRGISSKIPDKPTWIEIDPDNLPDETHIDAETVRRLERLALVKFSDSAGVERLSRAVRFADQLFVVDTAGVEPMSTVLEDRSLYLRKDEVKEGYCIKEVMQNAAEVCEEYFVAPPGNIPLRSGETDLSKHQGEPEHTV; encoded by the exons atgatgatgttgatgatgatgcaaGTAGGGAGGAACTTACATCAACTCGTTAAATTCGTACCATGGATTGCAATTCGGGGCATATCTTCAAAG ATTCCTGACAAACCAACCTGGATTGAAATAGATCCAGATAATTTACCAGATGAAACACACATAGATGCTGAAACTGTCCGTCGCTTAGAAAGACTAGCATTAGTTAAATTCAGTGACAGTGCGGGTGTGGAAAGATTATCCAGAGCAGTCAGATTTGCTGATCAATTATTCGTAGTGGATACAGCAGGGGTTGAACCAATGTCTACTGTGCTTGAAGACAG GTCACTTTATTTGAGAAAGGATGAAGTGAAAGAAGGATATTGTATAAAAGAAGTAATGCAAAATGCAGCTGAAGTGTGTGAAGAATACTTTGTGGCACCTCCAG GCAATATTCCTTTGAGAAGCGGAGAGACAGATCTGTCAAAACATCAAGGTGAACCTGAACATACCGTGTGA
- the LOC144449092 gene encoding serine/arginine-rich splicing factor 1-like, which translates to MSSVVRGPAGNNECRIYVGNLPPDIRVKDIEDIFYKYGKIQDIDLKNRRGPPFAFVEFEDKRDADDAVRGRDEHDYDGYKLRVEFPRGGRGAYGGGGGGGYGRGRGGGGGGGGGGRGSQSARRSKYRCLVSDLPPTGSWQDLKDHMREAGDVCFADVYQDGSGCVEFLRYEDMKYAAKQLDDTKFRSHEGEVSYIRVKEDYPYRPRSYSRSRSRSSTPPRRRRPSPRYTPRRSRSRSRS; encoded by the exons ATGTCAAGCGTTGTACGTGGACCAGCCGGAAACAACGAGTGTAGAATTTATGTTGGTAATTTACCGCCCGATATTCGTGTAAAAGACATCGAAGATATATTCTACAAGTACGGTAAAATTCAAGACATTGACCTGAAGAACAGACGAGGTCCACCGTTCGCATTTGTAGAATTCGAAGACAAGAG GGATGCAGATGATGCTGTCAGGGGACGGGATGAACATGATTATGATGGTTATAAACTGCGAGTTGAATTCCCAAGAGGTGGACGTGGTGCCTATGGTGGAGGCGGCGGTGGTGGATACGGACGTGGCCGTGgtggaggaggtggtggtggtggtggcggcagAGGTTCACAATCTGCACGGAGATCCAAATACAGATGTCTTGTTTCAG ATTTGCCACCAACTGGTAGCTGGCAGGATTTAAAAGACCACATGAGAGAGGCTGGTGATGTGTGTTTTGCTGACGTCTACCAAGATGGATCAGGATGTGTTGAATTTCTGAGGTATGAAGACATGAAGTATGCTGCTAAACAGCTGGATGATACTAAGTTTAGGTCACACGAG GGAGAAGTGTCGTACATCCGTGTCAAGGAAGACTATCCATACAGGCCTAGGTCTTATAGCCGATCCAGGTCACGCAGCTCTACGCCTCCTCGTAGGAGGCGACCTTCACCAAGATACACACCACGTCGCTCAAGGTCCAGGTCGAGATCATAA